A DNA window from Chryseobacterium sp. MEBOG06 contains the following coding sequences:
- a CDS encoding histidine kinase, which translates to MEGNYYMIHDYLIFIGVFAIFLFLTASIYLFSQSQKLKLKNAKLSEANKIIEQRLNEVRLEHIGTKLNPHLFKNILNSVQSHAYQTYMSLDKLANVLDYILYESNNKFVSPKEELHFALSLIEINKIKINPLFDFRIKSRINKSDSVYEEKVFAPLISVDLIENAFKHTDFLAPDSFISIYMELENGIFTMKVSNKASQKNILEKEKSGFGSQSFDQRLKMIYTTYYQLERSSKNGIFTAELKINLGEFYGKMRYSG; encoded by the coding sequence ATGGAAGGCAATTACTACATGATTCATGATTATCTGATATTCATCGGAGTTTTTGCCATTTTCCTTTTCCTGACAGCAAGTATTTATCTGTTCAGCCAAAGCCAGAAACTGAAACTGAAAAATGCCAAACTGTCAGAAGCCAATAAAATCATTGAGCAGCGACTGAATGAAGTCCGTCTGGAACATATCGGGACCAAACTGAATCCGCACCTCTTTAAAAACATTCTTAATTCCGTTCAGTCTCATGCCTACCAGACTTATATGTCTCTGGATAAGCTGGCCAACGTTCTGGATTACATTTTGTATGAAAGCAACAATAAGTTTGTAAGCCCAAAAGAAGAACTGCACTTTGCCTTGAGCCTGATTGAAATTAATAAAATTAAAATAAATCCCCTTTTCGACTTCAGGATTAAATCCAGGATCAACAAATCTGACTCTGTATACGAAGAAAAGGTATTTGCTCCTCTGATCTCTGTGGATCTGATAGAAAATGCTTTCAAACACACAGATTTTCTTGCCCCGGATTCTTTTATTTCCATCTATATGGAGCTTGAGAACGGTATTTTCACAATGAAAGTCAGTAACAAAGCCTCCCAGAAAAACATTCTTGAAAAAGAAAAAAGTGGTTTCGGGAGCCAGTCTTTTGATCAAAGGCTTAAAATGATCTACACTACTTACTACCAGCTGGAAAGGAGTTCAAAAAATGGAATCTTCACCGCTGAATTAAAAATCAATTTAGGAGAATTCTATGGTAAAATGCGTTATTCTGGATGA
- a CDS encoding alanine dehydrogenase, with the protein MSTNIFTPFTEEELMPKEEKLEVIKKGKQFSIGIPKETCLNERRTCITPDAVQVLVEHGHEIIVEAGAGEGSFFTDLQYSESGAKITTDPKEAFGQDLILKINPPTEDEIDYMKPNTYLVSALQINLRDKNYFLKLAEKKINAIAFEFIVDEYKQLALVRLIGEIAGTVSILYASELLALSNGLMLGGITGVRPSEVVVLGAGIVGEFATKAAIGLGASVKVFDNSLSKLRRLHTIVDSRVPTSIIDPKELSKSLRRADVVIGALPRLNMTPIVTEDMVMKMKKGSVIIDITIDNGKVIETSELTTMEDPYVIKHGVIHCGLPNLTSRMPRTTTKAISNFFLSYILNYDEEGGFENMLIRKNEMKQSLYMYKGRHTKKIICDRFGLTYHDINLLIF; encoded by the coding sequence ATGAGTACAAATATTTTTACTCCTTTCACAGAAGAAGAATTGATGCCGAAAGAGGAAAAATTGGAGGTTATAAAAAAAGGAAAACAGTTCAGTATTGGGATTCCTAAAGAAACCTGTCTCAACGAAAGGAGAACCTGCATTACTCCTGACGCCGTACAGGTGTTGGTAGAACATGGTCATGAGATCATTGTGGAGGCAGGAGCCGGAGAAGGTTCATTTTTTACAGATTTACAGTATTCTGAATCTGGAGCAAAGATTACCACTGATCCTAAAGAAGCTTTTGGACAGGATCTTATTTTAAAAATTAATCCTCCTACCGAAGATGAAATTGATTATATGAAACCAAATACCTATCTGGTTTCAGCACTTCAGATCAACCTTCGGGATAAAAATTACTTTTTAAAACTTGCGGAGAAAAAAATAAATGCTATTGCTTTCGAATTTATCGTTGACGAATACAAACAGCTGGCATTGGTAAGATTAATCGGTGAAATTGCAGGAACAGTTTCTATTCTCTATGCATCGGAACTTCTCGCTTTATCCAACGGATTAATGCTGGGCGGTATTACAGGAGTAAGACCCTCTGAAGTAGTGGTTCTTGGAGCCGGAATTGTGGGTGAATTTGCTACAAAAGCAGCCATAGGATTAGGAGCCAGTGTAAAAGTTTTTGATAATTCATTATCTAAACTGAGAAGACTTCATACCATAGTTGACAGCAGGGTTCCCACTTCTATCATAGACCCCAAAGAACTCAGTAAAAGTTTAAGACGCGCTGATGTAGTGATAGGAGCTTTACCAAGATTAAATATGACTCCTATTGTAACTGAAGATATGGTCATGAAAATGAAAAAAGGCAGTGTCATCATCGATATTACAATAGACAACGGTAAGGTGATTGAAACATCAGAACTTACAACTATGGAAGACCCTTACGTCATCAAACACGGCGTTATCCACTGCGGGCTTCCAAACCTTACATCCAGAATGCCGAGAACTACAACAAAGGCAATTTCAAATTTCTTCCTTTCCTATATTTTAAATTATGATGAAGAAGGCGGTTTTGAAAATATGCTGATCCGCAAAAACGAAATGAAGCAGAGTTTATATATGTACAAGGGAAGACATACTAAAAAGATCATCTGTGACCGTTTCGGACTTACGTACCACGATATCAATCTTTTAATTTTCTAA
- the tsaE gene encoding tRNA (adenosine(37)-N6)-threonylcarbamoyltransferase complex ATPase subunit type 1 TsaE: MKIRINTIEDWQEVVTTILPELKHNILLLKGNLGAGKTTFTQFLLKNLGSTDEVNSPTYSIVNEYMTPKGKIYHFDLYRLKNIEEVYDIGIEEYLDNSFLCIIEWPEVYEEELYGLNYHTMSIVNTGENREVSFD; the protein is encoded by the coding sequence ATGAAAATAAGAATCAATACAATCGAAGACTGGCAGGAAGTTGTCACTACCATCCTTCCGGAATTAAAACATAACATCCTTCTTTTAAAAGGAAATCTGGGTGCCGGGAAAACTACTTTCACGCAGTTTCTGCTTAAAAATCTGGGAAGTACGGATGAAGTAAACTCCCCTACCTACTCTATTGTCAACGAATATATGACGCCTAAAGGGAAGATCTATCATTTCGATCTTTACCGCTTAAAAAACATTGAAGAAGTATATGATATCGGGATTGAAGAGTATCTTGACAATTCCTTTCTGTGCATTATAGAGTGGCCGGAAGTTTACGAAGAAGAGCTTTACGGGCTCAACTACCACACAATGAGTATTGTGAATACGGGTGAAAACAGAGAAGTTTCATTCGATTAA
- a CDS encoding LytR/AlgR family response regulator transcription factor, translating into MVKCVILDDELLAISYLKLLCGQIDDVEVVKAFNDPKIFLKEIETLDCNLCILDIEMPGMTGLQVAELISGSKKIIFTTAYKEYAAEAFDLNVVDYVRKPIKKERLIQAFEKAKEQISTVQKKTFIEWNTNIGKTIIPTEQIVYIKTSEIDSRDKDITLNDGITIVLKNLNFKNLLEMLPARDFAQVNKKEIIALSSIKVFTTNEIITTILTEGENFLKLQIGDTYKSSLMELFGK; encoded by the coding sequence ATGGTAAAATGCGTTATTCTGGATGATGAACTGCTTGCAATAAGCTATCTGAAACTTCTGTGCGGGCAAATTGACGATGTAGAAGTGGTAAAAGCATTCAATGATCCTAAAATTTTCCTGAAAGAAATTGAGACTCTCGACTGCAATCTCTGCATCCTGGACATTGAAATGCCCGGAATGACAGGCCTTCAGGTTGCCGAGTTGATTTCCGGTTCTAAAAAGATCATCTTCACGACCGCTTACAAAGAATATGCAGCAGAAGCTTTTGATCTTAATGTAGTAGATTACGTAAGAAAACCCATCAAAAAAGAACGACTGATTCAGGCTTTTGAAAAGGCTAAAGAACAAATCAGCACTGTTCAGAAAAAAACCTTTATCGAATGGAATACCAACATCGGCAAGACCATTATCCCCACCGAACAGATTGTCTACATCAAAACGTCTGAAATTGACAGCCGTGATAAGGATATTACCCTCAATGATGGTATAACCATCGTATTGAAAAATCTTAACTTCAAAAATCTTCTTGAAATGCTGCCTGCCAGAGACTTCGCACAGGTAAATAAAAAAGAGATTATCGCCCTGTCTTCCATCAAGGTATTTACCACCAACGAAATCATTACAACAATCCTTACCGAAGGAGAGAATTTTCTGAAACTTCAGATTGGAGATACTTATAAAAGCTCACTGATGGAATTATTCGGAAAATAA
- a CDS encoding GLPGLI family protein, translating to MKKYMSGNSKTIKILICILFCSLSFGQNTRVAYEYIYKIDSLNKERIEKEVMFLDILKEGSHFYSYPKFVYDSLKNVQIQKVSSLRLKEYNFSNFQDKSKTKFSVEKKYPEYEILLQNEIGGKGYTIIRKRKLLSWNILPDKKKVKNYTVQKATTSFGGRDWVAWFTNEIPFSDGPYCFYGLPGLILTVEDTKGDHIFNLIGIKKDISSEYEFTNDNKFTITEQKFNKIWNDYKKDPSVSIKSTILNSSVQASLSWNGEEVKQSDIIRNFKKQAEMEIKTNNNFLELELYK from the coding sequence TTGAAAAAATATATGAGTGGGAATAGCAAAACAATAAAAATTTTAATATGCATATTATTCTGTTCATTATCTTTTGGACAGAATACGAGGGTGGCATATGAATATATTTATAAAATTGATTCATTAAATAAAGAAAGGATAGAGAAAGAAGTAATGTTCCTTGATATTTTGAAAGAAGGATCTCACTTTTATAGTTATCCAAAGTTTGTGTATGATTCATTGAAAAATGTTCAGATACAAAAGGTCTCTTCCTTACGATTAAAAGAGTATAATTTTTCAAATTTTCAGGACAAATCTAAAACAAAATTTTCTGTTGAAAAGAAATACCCTGAATACGAAATCCTTCTTCAGAATGAAATAGGAGGAAAGGGATATACAATAATAAGAAAAAGAAAACTTTTAAGCTGGAATATTCTTCCCGATAAGAAAAAGGTAAAAAACTATACTGTTCAGAAAGCAACCACTTCTTTTGGGGGAAGAGATTGGGTTGCCTGGTTTACTAATGAAATTCCATTTTCGGATGGACCTTATTGTTTTTATGGTCTGCCAGGTTTAATTCTGACTGTTGAAGATACCAAAGGAGACCATATTTTCAATTTGATAGGAATCAAAAAAGATATTTCTTCAGAATATGAGTTTACTAATGATAACAAATTCACTATTACAGAACAAAAGTTTAATAAGATTTGGAATGATTACAAGAAAGATCCGTCTGTAAGTATTAAAAGTACAATTTTAAACTCCAGTGTTCAGGCAAGCTTAAGTTGGAATGGTGAAGAAGTAAAACAGAGCGATATTATTAGAAATTTTAAGAAACAGGCAGAAATGGAAATTAAAACCAATAATAATTTCTTAGAACTGGAACTGTATAAATAA
- a CDS encoding GLPGLI family protein has translation MIKNTNEQLHADGNNTRILGKTTKQKAKYYRSALNETVIIHEHIDDHSYWIKDELPKIVWNTNYSNTKKIGKYVCKKATGLFRGSKITAYYTPDLPYAFGPYKFAGLPGVILEVGEDDNAVNSWKAESIEFTIPNNVILTATEEKTITYREFIHLQDKKNEDEVKRLTAKLPNNGTVMNIEQPKRTAIEKIYEWE, from the coding sequence ATGATAAAGAATACCAATGAACAATTACATGCTGATGGAAATAATACCAGAATATTAGGGAAAACAACAAAACAAAAAGCCAAGTATTATAGGTCTGCTCTGAATGAAACTGTGATTATACATGAGCATATTGATGATCATTCTTACTGGATAAAAGATGAACTTCCAAAAATTGTATGGAATACAAATTATAGTAATACAAAGAAGATCGGAAAATATGTTTGTAAAAAAGCAACGGGACTATTCAGAGGCAGTAAAATAACCGCTTATTATACACCTGATTTACCTTATGCATTTGGACCTTATAAATTTGCTGGTTTACCGGGAGTTATCTTAGAAGTTGGAGAAGATGATAATGCTGTTAATTCATGGAAAGCAGAAAGTATTGAATTTACTATCCCGAATAATGTAATATTGACTGCTACAGAGGAAAAAACAATTACCTACAGAGAATTTATTCACCTGCAGGATAAGAAAAATGAGGATGAGGTAAAAAGGTTAACCGCCAAACTACCAAATAATGGGACAGTGATGAATATAGAACAACCAAAAAGGACTGCGATTGAAAAAATATATGAGTGGGAATAG
- a CDS encoding DUF2089 family protein: MKLPIICPSCDHTLNVSQMKCPSCKTEVSGDYELPVLLKLNREEQDFILNFFLSSGSIKEMAKQANLSYPTMRNKMDDLITKIDQLKTNL; encoded by the coding sequence ATGAAGCTACCCATAATCTGTCCAAGTTGTGATCATACCCTGAACGTAAGCCAAATGAAATGTCCGAGCTGTAAAACGGAAGTCAGTGGTGATTATGAACTTCCTGTTCTCCTGAAACTAAACCGTGAAGAACAGGATTTTATTCTCAACTTTTTCTTATCCAGCGGAAGCATTAAAGAAATGGCCAAACAGGCTAACCTTTCTTACCCGACTATGAGGAATAAAATGGATGACCTTATTACAAAGATTGATCAACTAAAAACTAACCTGTAA
- a CDS encoding cation:proton antiporter encodes MNWGKYRNLIFYIITIAAFSCLMYYFIIEGQTLEIKENIVAKTSSGSTWENFQESFKTNLHHPLALLLAQIVTIIMTARLFGWICMKIKQPTVIGEMIAGIVLGPSLVGMYFPEFSAFLFPKESLGNLQFLSQIGLILFMYIVGMELDLSVLRKKAHDAVVISHASIIIPFALGIGLSYFIYREFAPDGIQFTSFALFIAISMSITAFPVLARIVQERNLQKTKLGTIVITCAAADDITAWCILAAVIAIVKAGSFTSSIYVILMAIAYVFLMIKIVRPFLKRIGDLQAGKNTISKPMVAIFFLTLILSAYATEVIGIHALFGAFMAGAIMPENAKFRTLFIDKVEDVALVLLLPLFFVFTGLRTQIGLLNDSHLWMTAGFIILTAVIGKFAGSALTAKFVGINWKESLTIGALMNTRGLMELIVLNIGYDLGVLSPEIFAMLVIMALFTTFMTGPALDFINFIFKSKKEHPEPAHDNDSKYRVLLSFDKPESGSTLLKLAHDFTNKMNGNKSITAMNIAPVDEMHAYDSNEYEDSQFQNVIETSHELNLEVTTLFKASTDIENDLTSITNKGHYDLLLIMLGKSMYEGSLLGRLLGFTTKIINPEKLLNTVKGKGNIFNNSPFDDFTLQILDKANIPVGVLVEKDFKAADKVFVPIFNLSDFYLLEYAKRLINNNNSQIIILDAAGQIRNNIEVKELIRSIEQVAPNHITLYNEKKIEKEFLNSQDLMLISSKSWKSLIDTKSLWLSDIPSTLIISNP; translated from the coding sequence ATGAATTGGGGAAAATACAGAAATTTAATTTTCTATATCATTACTATAGCAGCCTTTTCCTGTCTGATGTACTACTTTATCATAGAAGGACAGACGCTGGAAATCAAAGAAAATATAGTTGCTAAAACAAGCAGCGGCTCTACCTGGGAAAACTTCCAGGAGTCTTTTAAAACGAATCTTCACCATCCTCTGGCATTATTACTGGCACAGATTGTTACCATCATTATGACCGCCAGGCTTTTCGGATGGATCTGTATGAAAATCAAACAGCCTACCGTAATCGGAGAAATGATTGCCGGGATTGTATTGGGGCCTTCTCTTGTAGGGATGTATTTCCCAGAATTTTCCGCTTTCTTATTCCCGAAAGAATCTTTAGGCAACCTACAGTTTCTGAGTCAGATAGGTCTTATTCTCTTCATGTATATTGTGGGAATGGAGCTGGATCTTAGTGTGTTAAGAAAAAAGGCACATGATGCTGTTGTGATCAGCCACGCCAGTATTATTATCCCTTTTGCCTTGGGAATTGGGCTTTCTTATTTTATTTATCGTGAGTTTGCTCCTGATGGTATTCAGTTTACGTCCTTTGCCCTGTTTATCGCAATCTCAATGAGCATCACAGCCTTTCCGGTATTAGCAAGGATTGTACAGGAGAGGAACCTTCAGAAAACCAAATTAGGAACCATTGTTATTACGTGTGCCGCAGCTGATGATATTACGGCATGGTGTATTCTGGCAGCCGTTATTGCCATTGTAAAAGCAGGTTCTTTTACAAGCTCTATTTATGTTATTCTGATGGCGATTGCCTATGTCTTTTTAATGATTAAAATAGTAAGACCTTTCCTGAAAAGGATTGGCGATCTTCAGGCTGGCAAAAATACAATCAGCAAGCCAATGGTTGCTATTTTCTTCCTTACCCTTATTCTTTCTGCTTACGCTACTGAGGTTATCGGAATTCATGCTTTGTTTGGAGCGTTCATGGCTGGTGCTATTATGCCGGAAAATGCAAAATTCAGAACGCTTTTCATTGATAAAGTTGAAGATGTGGCATTGGTATTACTTCTTCCATTATTCTTTGTATTTACAGGTCTTCGTACACAGATCGGCCTTTTAAATGACAGCCACCTGTGGATGACTGCAGGGTTCATTATTCTGACTGCAGTTATTGGAAAGTTTGCAGGAAGTGCATTGACCGCCAAATTTGTCGGCATCAACTGGAAAGAGAGTTTAACAATTGGAGCATTGATGAATACCAGAGGCTTAATGGAACTTATTGTACTGAATATAGGATATGATCTTGGAGTACTAAGCCCTGAAATATTTGCAATGCTTGTTATTATGGCTTTATTTACCACGTTCATGACAGGTCCTGCTTTAGACTTTATTAATTTTATTTTTAAATCTAAAAAAGAACATCCTGAACCTGCTCATGACAATGACTCCAAATACCGTGTTCTTTTGTCCTTTGATAAACCTGAATCCGGCAGCACACTGCTAAAACTGGCACATGACTTTACTAACAAAATGAATGGCAATAAAAGCATTACCGCCATGAATATTGCTCCGGTAGATGAAATGCACGCTTATGACAGTAATGAATATGAAGACTCACAGTTTCAGAATGTGATCGAAACGTCTCACGAACTGAATCTGGAAGTCACTACCCTGTTTAAAGCTTCAACCGATATAGAAAATGACCTCACCAGCATTACCAATAAAGGACATTATGACCTTCTTCTGATCATGCTTGGAAAATCAATGTACGAAGGAAGTTTGTTAGGAAGATTATTAGGTTTTACCACCAAGATCATTAATCCTGAAAAGCTTCTGAACACCGTAAAAGGCAAAGGGAATATCTTCAACAACTCACCTTTTGACGATTTCACGCTTCAGATTTTAGATAAAGCCAATATTCCTGTAGGCGTATTGGTGGAGAAAGATTTCAAAGCGGCAGATAAAGTATTTGTCCCAATCTTTAACCTGAGTGATTTTTATCTGCTTGAATATGCCAAAAGGCTTATTAATAACAACAATTCACAGATCATTATTCTGGATGCTGCGGGACAGATCCGAAACAATATTGAAGTGAAAGAGCTGATAAGAAGTATTGAGCAGGTAGCTCCCAATCATATTACATTGTACAATGAAAAAAAGATTGAAAAAGAATTCCTGAACTCACAAGATCTGATGCTTATCAGCAGTAAAAGCTGGAAAAGCCTGATTGATACGAAGAGTCTCTGGCTGTCTGACATACCTTCCACTTTAATTATTTCAAATCCATAA
- a CDS encoding suppressor of fused domain protein, with protein MKITEHLEKYIGKISRRADIKNKRYNHTISFYDNIPFGGTRTYTTLGLNRYFTDYSIEFVLVCLSQYNENEIASFLTAFSEYLIDNKKGVQKGDVISFDFTMTSETQMDSLYFTFPFYFYDDLQQLELEDKSVIFLLIVPIYREEADLIREKGWDLFEEFMEEKTVDDLWDLKREPYIWSF; from the coding sequence ATGAAAATAACAGAACATTTAGAAAAGTATATCGGTAAAATATCCAGAAGAGCAGATATAAAAAATAAAAGATATAATCATACTATATCCTTTTACGATAACATTCCATTTGGAGGGACACGAACTTATACAACATTAGGATTGAACAGGTATTTCACAGATTATAGCATAGAATTTGTCTTGGTTTGCCTCTCACAATATAACGAGAATGAAATTGCATCGTTTTTAACAGCTTTTTCAGAATATCTAATTGACAATAAAAAGGGAGTCCAAAAGGGAGATGTGATATCCTTTGATTTTACGATGACTTCTGAAACCCAAATGGACTCTTTGTATTTCACTTTCCCATTTTATTTTTACGACGATTTACAGCAATTAGAATTAGAAGACAAATCTGTAATTTTTCTACTCATAGTTCCAATTTACAGGGAAGAAGCTGATTTGATAAGGGAGAAAGGATGGGATCTCTTTGAAGAATTTATGGAAGAAAAGACAGTGGATGATCTTTGGGATTTAAAGCGAGAGCCCTATATCTGGTCATTTTAA
- a CDS encoding prephenate dehydrogenase, with protein sequence MKIGIIGIGLIGGSMALKLREKGIADFIYGIDNDKQHIDEALELKIIDAGADLEQGVKDSDLIIIAIPVDAARKILPGVLDLISDHQTVMDAGSTKAGIVKAVKDHPKRSRFVAFHPMWGTENSGPKSAIAESFSGKAGVICNKEESAEDALQTVEKIVEALDMHMIYMNAEDHDIHTAYISHISHITSYALANTVLEKEREEETIFQLASSGFSSTVRLAKSHPEMWVPIFKQNKENVLDVLNEHITQLRKFKSALEKENYEYLEELITNANRIRGILR encoded by the coding sequence ATGAAAATAGGTATTATCGGAATAGGATTAATCGGAGGTTCAATGGCTTTGAAGCTGAGAGAAAAAGGCATTGCGGACTTCATCTATGGAATTGATAATGATAAACAGCATATTGATGAAGCCCTGGAATTGAAAATAATTGATGCCGGAGCTGACCTTGAGCAAGGTGTGAAAGATTCTGATCTCATTATTATTGCCATTCCCGTGGATGCTGCCCGAAAAATACTGCCGGGAGTTTTGGATCTTATATCAGACCACCAGACGGTGATGGATGCAGGTTCTACAAAAGCAGGTATCGTAAAAGCCGTAAAAGACCATCCTAAGCGATCAAGATTTGTAGCCTTTCACCCGATGTGGGGTACAGAAAACAGCGGTCCAAAATCAGCTATTGCTGAAAGTTTCTCGGGAAAGGCCGGAGTGATCTGCAATAAAGAAGAATCTGCAGAAGATGCATTACAAACGGTTGAAAAAATAGTTGAAGCTTTAGATATGCACATGATCTACATGAATGCAGAAGACCATGACATCCATACCGCTTATATTTCCCACATTTCCCATATAACCTCTTATGCCCTTGCCAATACCGTACTGGAAAAGGAACGCGAAGAAGAAACTATTTTTCAGCTTGCCAGCTCTGGTTTTTCAAGTACCGTACGTTTGGCCAAATCTCACCCTGAGATGTGGGTTCCAATCTTTAAACAGAATAAGGAAAATGTACTGGATGTACTGAATGAGCATATCACCCAGCTCAGAAAATTCAAATCTGCTCTGGAAAAAGAAAACTATGAATATCTTGAAGAGTTGATTACTAATGCCAACAGAATCAGAGGAATTTTAAGATAA
- a CDS encoding YIP1 family protein: MNWKTIFNPFEKFDEKLLLLIGILTVIISIIAGYWTGTTFSSIYRISNLKEISFQAIAISTLASFSSSIIILFILGKILNSKTRLIDIINTVLISQLVLVILQPAYKIPFIDSAKKNMAAYSKNPTDSIPLIDMSMMMMMGIFSILVLTYSIVIFYNGFKTATNIKKWQHIVLFAVVALISTIICQIITTNFI; encoded by the coding sequence ATGAACTGGAAAACCATTTTTAATCCATTTGAAAAATTTGATGAAAAACTACTCCTGTTGATAGGTATTCTCACTGTAATTATTTCTATTATAGCAGGATATTGGACAGGTACTACTTTCTCAAGCATATACAGAATAAGTAATTTAAAAGAAATTTCTTTTCAAGCCATAGCTATTTCTACCTTAGCCAGTTTTTCGTCTTCCATTATTATTCTTTTTATACTGGGTAAAATCTTAAATAGTAAAACAAGGCTTATAGATATTATCAATACCGTCTTAATTTCACAGCTTGTCCTGGTTATTTTACAACCTGCTTATAAGATTCCCTTTATAGATTCTGCTAAAAAAAACATGGCCGCCTACTCGAAAAATCCTACTGATTCTATTCCACTAATAGATATGTCGATGATGATGATGATGGGCATATTCAGTATTCTGGTTTTAACTTATAGCATTGTAATTTTTTATAACGGCTTTAAAACAGCCACCAATATCAAAAAATGGCAGCATATCGTTCTGTTTGCAGTGGTAGCACTGATCAGTACTATAATCTGCCAGATCATAACGACTAACTTTATTTAA